A genomic stretch from Pempheris klunzingeri isolate RE-2024b chromosome 23, fPemKlu1.hap1, whole genome shotgun sequence includes:
- the LOC139223198 gene encoding toll-like receptor 13, with the protein MLATGIWPLFLHTLLSFLLGHNPSLAFSLKNCTIVYPENVNSVQVACSDRDLTAIPDDIPRNATSLDLSSNNIVNIKRADLSCLSKVVSALVQYNSISHIDDGAFADLVELRVLIMDENELTNLTDNMFLGLSKLVTISLMGNHISHISPKAFQSLVSIRSVILGSNQLQRITEIAPILKLPYIKDLYLGYNKFASFDTDDLPLNVSNLRFLQMDMNPLTKFSITKDIFPHLHGLGLNKCSCDLEWDVPNRTFLGRLTSLYFAGTDISFEVYRTVLQDATLLQRLSLSTMKTWIDKGLIDFACQIPSLRILDVSDNEIGTVGDNLLRSCSQLTELTLSADGLSGMSDRSLRSMTQLRSLELHRNALSKLPLALRGLSTLEMLDLSSNLISELDCLDFVNLTRLTELNLQRNCILNLRRCIFQPLNDLKVLNIQENYVFILDFKVNLQKLESLKLNNNGHLKLRQGDFGNLSALINLDLDSDTFYSLWEGVFEGLYNLQTLSFRIAYCHKEHFRGLKHLENLTLHLTNDWTQKSPQQNDEAPFSNLYNLKKLVIKVYDEHLMHISPELLKGLKSLEHFMADRFFTKSLHQDTFKYTPRLKGLQISHSDLSCLTPELFWPIPNLQVLDLSSNKLRSLDFLARVQLPGLRWLKLSRNLLTIINETVLQSFPALTYLDLTDNPLTCECSTSGFNQWVQSSNQTQVVNGHQYACAFPTQILQSEDHQLLFGRRSAESQHVGGELRHRAVSHLSETLQKHYSDWYKTASSTYTAAF; encoded by the coding sequence ATGTTGGCTACAGGAATTTGGCCTCTGTTCCTTCACACTCTTCTGTCATTCCTGCTTGGTCACAATCCCTCGCTGGCTTTTTCACTGAAGAACTGCACGATTGTGTATCCTGAAAATGTGAACAGTGTGCAGGTCGCGTGCAGTGACCGTGACCTTACTGCGATTCCCGATGACATTCCCAGAAATGCGACATCCCTCGATCTCAGCTCAAATAACATTGTAAATATCAAAAGAGCAGATTTAAGCTGTCTGTCGAAGGTCGTCTCTGCACTAGTTCAATATAATTCGATTTCACACATTGATGACGGAGCTTTTGCAGACTTGGTAGAGCTGAGGGTCCTTATCATGGATGAGAATGAACTCACAAATCTGACAGACAACATGTTTCTGGGACTGTCCAAATTAGTTACGATATCTCTGATGGGGAACCATATCTCACACATCTCCCCTAAAGCCTTTCAGTCCCTGGTCAGCATCCGTAGTGTCATACTGGGTAGCAACCAGCTACAGAGAATTACAGAAATTGCTCCAATCTTAAAACTACCATATATAAAAGACTTATACCTTGGGTATAACAAGTTCGCCTCTTTTGACACAGACGACCTGCCTTTGAACGTCTCAAATCTTAGGTTTCTACAGATGGACATGAACCCACTGACAAAGTTCAGCATCACAAAAGACATCTTTCCTCATCTTCATGGTCTCGGCTTGAACAAGTGTAGCTGCGACCTCGAGTGGGACGTACCAAACAGAACCTTCCTGGGGAGGCTGACGAGTTTGTACTTTGCCGGAACTGACATTAGCTTTGAGGTGTACAGAACGGTGCTGCAGGACGCTACCTTGCTACAAAGACTTTCGCTGTCAACCATGAAGACGTGGATTGATAAAGGTCTAATAGACTTCGCTTGCCAAATTCCCTCTCTAAGAATTCTTGACGTAAGTGATAATGAAATTGGCACCGTAGGCGATAACCTGCTGCGGTCTTGTTCTCAGCTCACTGAGCTCACGTTATCTGCCGATGGCCTGTCTGGGATGTCAGATCGTTCACTCAGATCAATGACACAGCTCAGGAGTCTGGAGTTGCACAGGAACGCTCTGTCCAAACTGCCACTTGCACTCCGAGGACTCTCCACACTGGAAATGTTGGATCTGAGCTCCAATCTCATCAGTGAGCTCGACTGCCTCGACTTTGTGAATTTAACGAGATTAACAGAACTTAACCTCCAACGCAATTGCATTTTAAATCTTCGAAGGTGCATCTTTCAACCCTTGAATGATTTGAAGGTCCTTAATATTcaagaaaattatgtttttattcttgaCTTTAAAGTTAATTTGCAGAAACTGGAATCTTTAAAACTGAACAACAATGGTCACTTAAAGTTGAGGCAAGGAGACTTTGGGAATCTGTCTGCTCTCATTAATTTGGATTTAGATTCAGACACATTTTACTCACTGTGGGAAGGGGTTTTCGAAGGACTTTATAATCTCCAAACTCTTAGTTTTAGGATCGCCTATTGCCACAAAGAGCATTTCAGAGGATTAAAACACTTAGAAAATCTGACACTACATCTTACCAATGATTGGACCCAGAAGAGTCCTCAACAAAATGATGAAGCACCTTTCTCAAATTTATACAACTTGAAGAAGCTTGTAATCAAAGTGTACGACGAACACCTTATGCACATATCACCGGAGCTCCTCAAGGGTCTGAAATCTTTAGAGCACTTCATGGCTGACAGATTCTTCACAAAGTCATTGCACCAGGACACATTTAAATACACTCCCCGACTGAAGGGTCTTCAGATATCGCACAGTGATCTGTCATGTTTAACCCCTGAACTGTTCTGGCCAATCCCGAACCTGCAGGTGCTCGATCTCTCCAGTAATAAATTGAGGTCGTTAGATTTCCTGGCCAGGGTCCAACTGCCAGGACTCCGCTGGCTAAAACTCAGCAGGAATTTGTTGACAATCATCAATGAAACAGTCCTCCAATCCTTCCCTGCCTTGACCTATCTGGACCTGACTGACAACCCTCTAACATGTGAATGCTCTACTTCTGGCTTTAACCAATGGGTGCAGAGCAGCAACCAGACACAGGTTGTTAATGGCCACCAGTATGCTTGTGCCTTTCC